The Pedobacter africanus genome has a window encoding:
- a CDS encoding alpha-ketoglutarate-dependent dioxygenase AlkB family protein, with the protein MDKSLYLDHLNLLPIPGEAFFYPDFFKEAESNTYFSFLSSIVKREAKLSMFFEQAGEPWPDQLLQIRDNIARAFEVEFNTCQLNYYRDGKDSMDWHRDNQKELGRYPFIASVSFGAPRIFQFRHYTEKIPIISVDLTHGSLLIMKAETQHLWEHRLPKTIVPAGPRINLTFRLIVK; encoded by the coding sequence TACCTGGACCATCTTAACCTGTTGCCGATTCCCGGCGAAGCATTTTTTTATCCTGATTTTTTTAAGGAAGCAGAAAGCAATACTTATTTCAGCTTTCTCAGCAGCATTGTAAAACGGGAAGCCAAACTGTCAATGTTTTTTGAGCAGGCCGGCGAGCCCTGGCCCGATCAGCTGCTGCAGATCAGGGACAATATAGCAAGGGCTTTTGAGGTGGAGTTCAATACCTGTCAGCTGAATTACTACCGTGATGGTAAAGATAGCATGGACTGGCACCGTGATAACCAGAAGGAGCTGGGCAGGTACCCTTTTATTGCTTCCGTAAGCTTTGGTGCCCCCAGGATATTTCAGTTCCGGCATTATACGGAAAAAATACCCATTATATCAGTTGACCTGACCCATGGTAGTCTGCTCATCATGAAAGCAGAAACCCAGCACCTCTGGGAGCACAGGCTCCCTAAAACTATTGTACCTGCAGGTCCGCGCATTAACCTTACCTTCAGGTTAATTGTTAAATAG
- a CDS encoding TetR/AcrR family transcriptional regulator yields the protein MGIAERKIRQKEEFRASILEAAWLQVLTDGWQSLSIRKIADAIEYSIPVIYNHFENKEAILLEFTKEGFQKLADALLEVKQQHTDPSVQLEAIANAYWDFAFDHKEYYQLMFGLGIPACDRVNQIVEMKQMTTVMISTIQEAIALSAHKEADVFLKYHTYFSILHGLVSIQMIEKDGKPGAEHRRILQDAVSGFIKSLTS from the coding sequence ATGGGAATCGCAGAACGAAAAATCAGACAGAAAGAAGAATTCAGGGCAAGTATTCTTGAAGCCGCCTGGCTTCAGGTGTTGACGGACGGTTGGCAATCGCTTTCGATCCGCAAAATTGCAGATGCCATCGAATACAGCATACCCGTAATTTACAATCATTTCGAAAACAAGGAAGCCATTTTATTGGAATTTACAAAAGAAGGCTTTCAAAAGCTGGCAGATGCATTGCTGGAAGTGAAGCAGCAGCATACGGATCCCTCTGTACAGCTGGAAGCCATTGCCAATGCTTACTGGGATTTTGCTTTTGATCACAAAGAATATTATCAGCTGATGTTTGGGCTTGGGATTCCGGCATGCGACCGGGTAAACCAGATTGTTGAAATGAAACAAATGACTACCGTGATGATCTCTACCATTCAGGAGGCCATTGCCCTGAGTGCCCATAAAGAAGCTGATGTATTTTTGAAATACCATACTTACTTCTCCATTTTACATGGACTGGTATCCATACAAATGATAGAGAAAGACGGGAAACCGGGAGCGGAGCACCGCAGGATTTTACAGGATGCCGTGTCGGGCTTTATCAAATCACTGACCAGCTAA
- a CDS encoding DoxX family protein → MRRLFNTNFNHEGIHFMLLVLRVGIASFMMVHGYQKLGWLTAGGEIQFGDPIGIGAPASLVLTVFAEFFCSVLILLGLGTRLAVIPLIITMLVAVFIVHSPDGFDKKELGLHYLLVYLFLWVAGSGKYSVDQLISKSLNSRKR, encoded by the coding sequence ATGAGAAGACTATTCAACACCAATTTTAACCACGAAGGCATACACTTTATGCTGCTTGTTTTACGTGTAGGTATTGCCTCTTTTATGATGGTACACGGCTATCAGAAATTGGGCTGGCTTACCGCAGGCGGCGAAATACAATTTGGCGACCCTATAGGCATTGGTGCCCCGGCATCATTGGTACTGACGGTATTTGCCGAGTTTTTCTGTTCTGTTCTTATTTTATTGGGTTTAGGAACAAGATTGGCAGTGATTCCATTGATCATAACGATGCTGGTTGCGGTGTTTATTGTCCACTCGCCTGATGGTTTCGACAAAAAAGAACTGGGACTGCATTATTTGCTGGTATACCTGTTTTTATGGGTTGCCGGAAGCGGAAAATATAGTGTTGATCAGCTGATCAGTAAAAGCTTAAATAGCCGTAAGCGCTAA
- a CDS encoding NDR1/HIN1-like protein, with protein MKKIFLLCLTAIVIQSCGLNRQTQQIKALEKCTYRITSADQITLGGADVKKMIGNGDVNLGSLPALALGLLRKDVPLRARLNLEVKNPTGTDAAINEFEYKILINRQELATGFVNQALNVAAGQASTVPVDMEVNVYPFISNSKVMGEISDFLKSSKGGPEKKGILTLKIRPSIKVGNSLVKYPGFITIDKEVSSKILL; from the coding sequence ATGAAGAAAATATTTTTGTTGTGCCTTACGGCCATTGTGATTCAGAGTTGTGGTTTAAACAGGCAAACGCAACAAATTAAAGCCCTTGAAAAGTGTACTTACCGGATTACTTCGGCCGATCAGATTACCCTTGGCGGGGCCGATGTGAAGAAGATGATTGGCAACGGGGATGTGAACCTGGGTAGTTTGCCTGCCCTTGCATTAGGGTTGCTGAGAAAAGATGTGCCTTTGAGGGCGCGTTTAAATCTTGAGGTTAAAAACCCGACGGGTACCGATGCTGCTATCAACGAATTCGAATATAAAATATTGATCAACCGGCAGGAACTGGCAACGGGCTTTGTAAATCAGGCTTTAAACGTTGCCGCCGGTCAGGCTTCTACCGTACCCGTAGATATGGAAGTGAACGTTTACCCTTTTATTTCCAACAGCAAGGTAATGGGCGAGATCAGTGATTTCCTGAAAAGCAGCAAAGGCGGGCCTGAAAAGAAGGGGATATTGACCTTAAAAATCAGACCGAGCATTAAAGTAGGGAATTCTTTGGTGAAATATCCTGGCTTCATTACCATCGATAAGGAAGTAAGCAGTAAAATTCTCCTATAA
- a CDS encoding PIG-L family deacetylase, with protein MKFRLYLLVVTAVVPFMAKAQLMQQLNAAEIKEGLEALNVTGSVLYVAAHPDDENTRLLGYLAKEKKVRTGYLSLTRGDGGQNLIGNEQAELLGLIRTQELLAARRTDGAEQFFTRANDFGFSKNPEESFKIWDKQKVLADVVWVIRKFQPDVIITRFPEDGRAGHGHHSGSAILAREAFTAAADPKQFPEQLAFVKPWQARRIVWNTFNFGGNNTTSDDQLKIDVGLYNPLLGKSYGEIAAESRSNHRSQGFGAARQRGSSIEFFTPVAGEKASRDIFEGIDFSLNRMAGSAAVQQLLNEINTGYNAADPSQSVAKLLKLRELVKGKPFKHELLDDLILACAGIWFESAAANPSYALNEPVNVKVQGIARVKDGFPLGISLEESNTGAKFELVPNKFISQDKSLSTNNAKLTQPYWLEKPHPLGTFVVDSLSKIGLAENGPGLSAVFKIRIGDQVMIKKRPVVYKYTDQVRGEVYQPLVIAPPVTATLAEKAFIFNGNMPKKITVQLKGFKENAAGSVIPQLPSGWKVSPEKADFTLSRKGEEQLLEFTVTPGGNTAGGSLSLNVNVDGATYKKGLRVIDYEHIPLQTLFPFAEARVDKVDLKLAGKRIGYITGAGDLVPEALKQVGYEVLNLNENQVINTDLSAFDAIVTGVRLYNVNDQIRSMQPKLMKYVENGGTLLVQYNVNSPLKIENLGPYPFRLSRDRVTEEDAKVDILKPDNPVFNYPNKLTAKDFEGWIQERGLYFVTDADPKYTAVLSMNDAGESAKTGSLIIADYGKGRFVYTGLSFFRQLPAGVPGAYRLFVNLISGKK; from the coding sequence ATGAAGTTTCGCTTATACCTGCTTGTTGTAACAGCAGTTGTACCTTTTATGGCTAAGGCCCAGCTCATGCAGCAATTGAATGCTGCTGAAATTAAAGAAGGCCTGGAGGCATTAAATGTTACCGGTAGTGTACTGTATGTTGCTGCACACCCCGACGACGAAAATACCCGTTTACTGGGTTATCTGGCCAAGGAAAAGAAAGTAAGGACGGGTTATTTGTCGCTGACAAGAGGAGATGGCGGACAAAACCTGATTGGAAATGAGCAGGCCGAGCTGCTTGGCCTGATCCGGACCCAGGAACTGCTTGCCGCCCGCAGAACGGATGGTGCAGAACAGTTTTTTACCAGGGCCAACGATTTTGGTTTTTCGAAGAACCCGGAAGAGAGCTTTAAGATCTGGGATAAGCAGAAGGTCCTTGCCGATGTGGTTTGGGTAATTCGCAAGTTTCAGCCCGACGTGATCATTACCCGCTTTCCTGAAGATGGAAGGGCGGGGCATGGGCACCATTCGGGTTCTGCCATACTGGCCCGTGAAGCCTTTACAGCGGCGGCCGATCCGAAGCAGTTTCCGGAGCAGCTTGCATTTGTAAAGCCATGGCAGGCCAGGCGAATCGTCTGGAATACCTTTAATTTTGGTGGGAACAATACCACTTCCGATGATCAGCTCAAGATCGATGTAGGTTTGTACAATCCCTTGCTGGGCAAAAGCTATGGCGAGATCGCTGCCGAAAGCAGGTCGAACCACAGGAGCCAGGGCTTTGGTGCTGCCAGACAGCGCGGTTCCTCTATAGAGTTTTTTACACCTGTGGCCGGCGAAAAAGCCAGCAGGGATATCTTTGAAGGTATAGATTTTTCTTTAAACAGGATGGCCGGCAGTGCTGCGGTACAGCAATTGCTGAATGAAATCAATACCGGATACAATGCTGCTGATCCTTCACAATCGGTTGCCAAGCTTTTAAAACTAAGGGAACTGGTAAAGGGTAAGCCTTTTAAACATGAGCTGTTGGATGATCTGATACTGGCCTGTGCCGGGATCTGGTTTGAAAGCGCTGCTGCAAACCCTTCTTATGCTTTAAATGAGCCTGTAAATGTAAAAGTACAGGGTATTGCCAGGGTAAAGGATGGCTTTCCTTTAGGCATTAGCCTGGAAGAAAGCAATACAGGTGCAAAATTTGAACTGGTGCCCAATAAATTCATATCGCAGGACAAGTCCCTTTCTACAAATAATGCGAAGCTTACCCAGCCTTACTGGTTGGAAAAACCACATCCCCTGGGCACTTTTGTGGTAGATTCCCTTTCCAAAATCGGCCTTGCCGAAAACGGTCCGGGCTTGAGCGCCGTGTTTAAAATTAGGATCGGGGACCAGGTGATGATCAAAAAACGCCCGGTAGTGTACAAGTATACGGATCAGGTGAGGGGCGAGGTTTACCAGCCGCTGGTGATTGCCCCGCCGGTTACTGCAACGCTGGCCGAAAAGGCATTTATTTTTAATGGCAATATGCCTAAAAAGATAACGGTCCAGCTGAAGGGCTTTAAAGAAAATGCTGCCGGATCGGTAATTCCCCAGCTGCCTTCGGGCTGGAAGGTTAGTCCGGAAAAAGCCGATTTTACACTGTCCAGAAAAGGAGAGGAGCAGCTGCTGGAGTTTACGGTTACGCCGGGAGGAAATACCGCCGGTGGCAGCCTGAGCCTGAATGTTAATGTTGATGGGGCAACCTATAAAAAGGGTTTACGCGTGATTGATTATGAGCATATCCCATTACAAACCCTTTTTCCTTTTGCTGAGGCGAGGGTAGATAAGGTGGATCTGAAGCTGGCAGGGAAACGGATTGGTTACATTACAGGTGCGGGTGATCTGGTGCCTGAAGCCTTAAAGCAGGTAGGTTATGAGGTGCTGAACCTTAATGAAAATCAGGTGATCAATACCGATCTTTCTGCTTTTGATGCCATAGTTACCGGGGTAAGGCTGTACAATGTGAACGACCAGATCAGGAGCATGCAGCCTAAGCTGATGAAGTATGTGGAGAACGGCGGAACATTGCTGGTTCAATACAATGTGAACAGCCCTTTAAAAATAGAAAATCTTGGGCCATACCCTTTCCGCTTGTCGCGGGACAGGGTTACAGAAGAGGACGCAAAGGTGGATATTTTAAAACCGGATAACCCGGTATTTAACTATCCGAATAAACTGACTGCAAAGGATTTTGAGGGCTGGATACAGGAACGCGGATTGTATTTTGTAACCGATGCCGATCCTAAATATACTGCTGTTTTGAGCATGAATGATGCCGGGGAAAGTGCTAAGACTGGTTCGCTGATCATTGCAGATTATGGTAAGGGCCGTTTTGTATATACCGGACTCTCGTTCTTCCGGCAGCTGCCGGCGGGCGTACCGGGGGCATACAGGCTGTTTGTAAACCTGATATCAGGCAAAAAATAA
- a CDS encoding sodium:solute symporter — MSVLDWSVLTLTLVVIVVYGIYKSRGAHNIQGYLLGNQSLPWYHVCLSVMATQASAITFLSAPGLAYSSGMSFVQFYFGLPLAMIVLCITFVPIFHRLKVYTAYEYLEQRFDLKTRALTAFLFLVQRGLSTGITIYAPSIILSTILNINTTYTTLFMGGLVVFYTVYGGTKAVSYTQMLQMSIIFCGLFAAGVMVVYLLPADIGFSKAISIAGKMGRTNAIDFKLDLNNQYTVWTGLIGGFFLQLSYFGTDQSQVGRYLSGASVSESRLGLLMNGLVKIPMQFLILLIGVLVFTFYQYNRPPIFFNSFELNKLEKSSYAPELNRIKADYKQAFDNKQAEVNKMNAALDADNKQLIDMQRIALQAADEKEKSIRKEVTDLMLKNDEHANIKDNNYIFLSFVTEYLPKGLIGLLIAIIFLASMGSTASALNSLASTTVIDIYKRLIRKDASDHEYLQVSRLATVFWGLICIVMALYASKIGNLLEAVNILGSYVYGTILGIFLVAFYVKQVNGRAVFIAALITEAIVVVMGRMELVAYLWLNVIGCLLVVIISLIIQQFLGFKGLLHKKA, encoded by the coding sequence ATGAGTGTTTTAGACTGGTCGGTACTAACCCTTACCCTGGTGGTCATTGTCGTATACGGCATTTATAAAAGTCGCGGTGCCCATAACATTCAGGGCTACCTGCTGGGCAACCAGTCACTGCCCTGGTACCATGTATGCCTGTCGGTAATGGCTACCCAGGCCAGCGCAATTACTTTTCTATCTGCACCGGGGCTGGCCTATTCCTCGGGCATGAGCTTTGTACAGTTTTATTTCGGCCTGCCTTTGGCCATGATCGTGTTGTGCATCACCTTTGTGCCTATATTCCATCGTTTAAAGGTATACACCGCTTATGAATACCTGGAGCAGCGATTTGATTTGAAAACAAGGGCGCTGACGGCATTTTTATTTTTAGTGCAAAGGGGGCTTTCTACCGGGATTACCATTTATGCGCCATCCATTATTTTATCGACCATTTTAAACATCAATACCACCTATACTACGCTTTTTATGGGTGGGTTGGTGGTGTTTTACACGGTTTACGGAGGTACTAAGGCGGTTTCTTATACCCAAATGCTGCAAATGAGCATCATCTTTTGCGGTTTGTTTGCTGCCGGTGTAATGGTGGTATACTTGCTGCCCGCCGACATCGGTTTCAGCAAAGCCATTAGTATTGCTGGTAAAATGGGTCGCACCAATGCCATAGATTTTAAGCTGGACCTGAACAACCAGTATACGGTGTGGACAGGGCTGATAGGTGGCTTCTTTTTACAGCTGTCTTATTTTGGCACCGATCAGAGCCAGGTAGGCCGGTATTTATCGGGCGCCTCTGTGAGCGAAAGCCGCCTGGGCCTGCTGATGAACGGCCTGGTTAAAATACCGATGCAGTTCCTGATCTTGCTGATCGGTGTGCTGGTCTTTACTTTTTATCAGTATAACCGTCCGCCCATTTTTTTCAACAGCTTTGAACTGAATAAACTGGAAAAAAGCAGTTATGCCCCTGAGCTGAACAGGATTAAGGCCGATTATAAGCAGGCCTTTGACAATAAACAGGCCGAAGTAAACAAAATGAACGCTGCATTGGATGCGGACAACAAACAGCTTATTGACATGCAGCGGATTGCCCTGCAGGCTGCCGATGAAAAGGAAAAGTCGATCAGAAAAGAGGTGACGGACCTGATGCTCAAGAACGATGAACATGCCAACATCAAGGACAACAATTATATCTTTTTAAGTTTTGTGACCGAATACCTGCCCAAGGGTTTGATCGGTTTGCTGATCGCCATTATTTTCCTGGCTTCTATGGGTTCTACCGCCAGTGCTTTAAATTCACTGGCTTCTACTACGGTAATAGACATATATAAGCGCCTGATCAGGAAAGATGCATCTGATCACGAATACCTGCAGGTGTCGCGACTGGCAACAGTGTTCTGGGGGCTGATCTGTATTGTGATGGCTTTGTATGCCAGTAAGATTGGCAATTTGCTGGAAGCGGTGAACATACTGGGTTCTTATGTTTACGGAACCATTCTGGGGATTTTCCTGGTGGCGTTTTATGTAAAACAGGTTAATGGAAGGGCGGTGTTTATAGCAGCACTGATTACAGAGGCTATAGTAGTAGTGATGGGAAGAATGGAGCTTGTAGCTTATTTGTGGCTGAATGTGATTGGCTGTTTGCTGGTGGTGATCATCTCGCTGATTATTCAGCAGTTCTTGGGCTTTAAAGGCTTGTTACATAAAAAAGCCTGA
- a CDS encoding DUF2911 domain-containing protein → MKTTFKAMFVLALAVALNTDLQAQGIKMPQASSSQTITQEFGLGKITLSYSRPNVKGRKIFGGLEPYGSVWRTGANSATVISFTEPVKVGGKELAAGDYGLFTIPGENEWTVIFNKGAKQWGAYEYKEADDVLRIKVKATKIKEKVETFTIQFANVQTSSAQLQLMWENTALSVDMTTEVDATVMASIDQAMKGEKKPYFQAAQYYYANNKDAKQALEWATAADAGNTKAPWIKLLKGRLQLKTGDKAGALKTATEGLQIATEIKNPEYIRLHTELMSQAKK, encoded by the coding sequence ATGAAAACAACATTTAAAGCAATGTTCGTACTGGCTTTAGCAGTAGCATTGAACACTGATCTTCAGGCCCAAGGCATCAAAATGCCCCAGGCCAGCAGCAGCCAAACCATCACCCAGGAATTTGGCTTAGGTAAAATCACACTTAGCTATTCACGCCCGAATGTTAAAGGCCGCAAAATTTTTGGCGGACTGGAACCTTACGGAAGTGTATGGCGTACAGGAGCAAACTCAGCAACTGTCATCAGCTTTACTGAGCCTGTAAAAGTTGGGGGCAAAGAACTGGCCGCCGGCGATTACGGACTGTTTACTATCCCTGGGGAGAACGAATGGACCGTGATCTTTAACAAAGGCGCAAAACAATGGGGAGCTTACGAGTACAAAGAGGCAGATGATGTACTAAGAATAAAAGTTAAGGCAACCAAGATAAAAGAAAAAGTAGAAACCTTTACCATACAATTTGCAAACGTACAGACCTCTTCTGCACAATTACAACTGATGTGGGAAAATACCGCATTGAGTGTAGACATGACCACCGAGGTAGATGCAACGGTAATGGCCAGTATTGATCAGGCTATGAAAGGCGAGAAAAAACCTTATTTCCAGGCTGCCCAATATTACTACGCAAACAATAAAGATGCAAAACAGGCATTGGAATGGGCTACTGCTGCCGATGCAGGGAATACCAAAGCACCATGGATCAAATTGTTAAAAGGACGTCTTCAGTTAAAAACCGGCGATAAAGCGGGAGCACTTAAAACTGCTACTGAAGGGCTGCAGATTGCAACAGAAATTAAGAATCCGGAATACATCCGCTTACACACTGAGCTGATGAGCCAGGCCAAGAAATAA
- a CDS encoding M1 family metallopeptidase, with translation MVNLSHMFFGNTGPKHTFSASCLFLVLFIQVTVVGAQEVEKGVSRKLALYRKSVLSKVNYALELDIPKEKAKEIMARETVTFDLAENKQPLQLDFKEDKAKLLKLHVNGRAMPVVHSNEHIVVDAEHLKQGTNRIGLEFQAGESALNRNADYLYALFVPDRARTVFPCFDQPDIKATYDLTLKVAADWKAMANAPVKAVTELGGRKTYQFETSDTLSTYLFSFVAGNFKETNGMVSSMKTDFLYRETDSAKIKYSMNDIFKIHTDALKYFEQWTTIPYPFKKFGFAAIPDFQFGGMEHVGVVHYKASSLFLDGTATKDQLNSRNNLIAHETAHMWFGDLVTMDWFSDVWMKEVFANFMADKSTAGNTGKDAFDLKFLVDHVPAAYGVDRTQGANPIRQDLDNLKDAGTLYGNIIYHKAPIMMQQLERLMGKDKFQQGVREYLKKFANSNASWPDLISILDKYADADLQQWNKVWVNESGRPVIDYHIEKKGDKIEKFMVKQRPEYGQDRIWPQLFELTLYYAGRSKEVTVNLNAGEVEVKALQGMAVPDFVLFNSSGQGYGVWPVDRAMFNRLQGMDKALHRASAYVSLYENMLNGRSVKPLELLDLLAGCISKEKEELNLKLITGYIGTIYWEFISGQERTGIYKLLEEKIWKAMLAQQQPNHRKLLFKTYQDVFLSKQAMDKLYAVWKKQEAPQNVKLSEDDYTSLAFALALREGHEPGILKAQLGRISNADRKTRFEFIMPAVSSDLAERDAFFARLEQRSNRSKEANVSTALYYLHHPLRQQTSLKYLQKSLDLLEEIQATGDIFFPQNWLQPILGYYQDKQAAEIVNGFLTAHPDYNSKLKAKLLQAADNLFRARKLLNGL, from the coding sequence ATGGTTAATCTAAGTCATATGTTCTTCGGCAATACAGGCCCAAAGCATACATTCTCTGCGTCTTGTTTATTTCTGGTATTGTTTATCCAGGTAACGGTAGTTGGTGCCCAGGAAGTTGAAAAAGGTGTGTCCAGAAAACTGGCCCTATACAGAAAATCGGTTTTGAGCAAGGTAAATTACGCGCTTGAACTGGATATCCCGAAAGAAAAGGCAAAGGAGATCATGGCGCGGGAGACCGTAACATTTGACCTGGCTGAAAACAAGCAGCCCTTGCAGCTGGATTTTAAGGAGGATAAAGCGAAACTGCTGAAATTGCATGTCAATGGCCGTGCGATGCCGGTGGTACACAGTAATGAACATATTGTGGTTGATGCTGAGCATTTAAAACAGGGTACCAACCGGATTGGCCTGGAATTTCAGGCAGGTGAATCGGCATTGAACAGGAACGCGGATTACCTCTATGCCTTGTTTGTGCCCGACAGGGCCAGGACCGTGTTCCCTTGTTTTGATCAGCCTGATATCAAAGCTACCTACGATTTGACCCTTAAAGTGGCGGCCGACTGGAAAGCTATGGCCAATGCCCCGGTGAAAGCGGTTACTGAGCTGGGCGGTCGCAAAACCTACCAGTTTGAGACTTCCGATACCCTGAGCACCTATCTTTTCTCTTTTGTAGCCGGAAACTTTAAGGAAACAAATGGTATGGTAAGTAGCATGAAGACTGATTTTTTATACCGGGAGACAGACAGTGCAAAGATAAAATACAGTATGAACGATATTTTTAAGATTCATACAGATGCGTTGAAATATTTTGAGCAATGGACAACCATACCTTATCCTTTTAAAAAATTTGGCTTTGCGGCCATTCCTGATTTTCAGTTTGGCGGTATGGAACATGTTGGGGTGGTGCACTATAAAGCCTCTTCGCTGTTTTTAGATGGGACAGCCACAAAAGACCAGTTGAATTCGAGAAACAACCTGATTGCCCATGAAACGGCACACATGTGGTTTGGCGATCTGGTGACCATGGACTGGTTTAGCGATGTATGGATGAAGGAAGTATTTGCCAATTTTATGGCCGATAAAAGTACAGCAGGAAATACAGGAAAGGATGCCTTTGACCTTAAATTCCTGGTTGACCATGTGCCTGCTGCTTATGGGGTAGACCGCACGCAAGGGGCGAATCCCATCCGCCAGGACCTGGATAACCTGAAAGATGCCGGGACTTTGTATGGCAATATCATTTACCATAAGGCGCCCATTATGATGCAGCAGCTGGAGCGTTTAATGGGGAAAGATAAGTTTCAGCAGGGCGTAAGGGAATACCTGAAAAAGTTTGCGAACAGCAATGCTTCCTGGCCAGACCTGATCAGCATTCTGGATAAATATGCTGATGCCGACCTGCAGCAATGGAATAAAGTATGGGTAAATGAGAGCGGCAGGCCTGTGATTGATTACCACATTGAAAAAAAAGGAGATAAGATCGAAAAGTTTATGGTTAAACAACGCCCTGAATATGGGCAGGACAGGATATGGCCACAGCTTTTTGAACTGACCTTATATTATGCAGGCAGGAGTAAAGAAGTGACCGTTAATTTAAATGCAGGGGAGGTTGAGGTAAAAGCCTTACAGGGCATGGCTGTTCCTGATTTTGTATTGTTCAATTCATCCGGACAAGGCTATGGGGTATGGCCGGTTGACCGGGCCATGTTTAACCGCCTGCAGGGCATGGACAAAGCGCTGCACCGGGCATCGGCCTATGTTTCACTTTATGAAAACATGCTGAACGGCAGGTCCGTAAAACCCCTGGAACTGCTGGACCTTTTAGCAGGCTGTATCAGTAAGGAAAAAGAGGAACTGAACCTGAAACTGATTACCGGTTATATAGGGACAATTTACTGGGAGTTTATTTCCGGGCAGGAGCGTACCGGTATTTATAAATTGCTGGAGGAAAAAATATGGAAGGCTATGCTTGCACAGCAACAGCCGAACCATAGGAAATTGCTTTTTAAGACGTACCAGGATGTGTTTCTGAGTAAACAGGCCATGGATAAGCTGTATGCGGTCTGGAAAAAGCAGGAAGCCCCGCAAAACGTCAAACTTTCTGAAGATGACTATACTTCGCTTGCTTTTGCGCTTGCACTCAGGGAAGGACATGAGCCCGGTATCCTGAAAGCACAGCTGGGGCGCATCAGCAATGCAGACCGGAAAACACGCTTTGAATTTATCATGCCTGCGGTATCTTCAGATCTGGCGGAAAGAGATGCGTTTTTTGCCCGGCTGGAGCAACGGAGCAACAGAAGCAAGGAGGCGAATGTGAGTACAGCATTGTATTACCTGCATCACCCATTAAGGCAGCAGACTTCGCTGAAGTACCTGCAAAAGAGCCTGGACCTTCTGGAAGAGATCCAGGCTACAGGAGATATCTTTTTTCCTCAGAACTGGCTGCAGCCTATTCTTGGCTATTACCAGGACAAGCAAGCTGCAGAAATTGTGAACGGGTTTTTAACTGCACATCCTGATTATAATTCTAAACTGAAGGCCAAGCTGCTGCAGGCAGCGGATAACCTGTTCAGGGCAAGGAAACTATTGAATGGGCTGTAA